In a single window of the Flavivirga spongiicola genome:
- a CDS encoding helix-turn-helix domain-containing protein: MTHLFSEFSTDAVLKVGNESLLESYKQSKQVALFMFIRTKDSKAEIIVDSIPFTIEPHSVLALTNIQYFQFIEGEDLIVYQFNREFYCIKDHDQEVGCAGLLFFGNEHLPLIHLDEKEQDKFNTLHEVFVDELETKDNIQAEMLRMLMARFIIKSTRILKAKDHIEEKTFGTTDSKIDLLRSFNVLVESHFRQEHSVSFYADKLFKSPKTLSNTFAKLNTSPLKIIHERLVLESKRLLVYTDKTAKEIAFEIGFEDASHLSRLFKKHTSLSPSDFKKQLKSAS; encoded by the coding sequence ATGACACATTTATTCTCTGAATTTTCTACAGATGCTGTTTTAAAAGTTGGTAATGAGTCGCTTTTAGAATCGTATAAACAATCTAAGCAAGTAGCATTATTTATGTTTATAAGAACAAAAGATTCAAAAGCAGAAATTATTGTAGATAGTATTCCTTTTACCATCGAGCCTCATAGCGTTTTAGCATTAACTAATATTCAATATTTTCAATTCATTGAGGGAGAAGATTTAATTGTATATCAATTTAACAGAGAATTTTATTGCATTAAGGACCATGATCAGGAAGTAGGTTGTGCAGGATTGCTTTTTTTTGGAAATGAACACTTGCCCCTTATTCATTTAGATGAAAAAGAGCAGGATAAATTTAACACACTTCATGAGGTATTTGTAGATGAGCTAGAGACCAAGGATAACATTCAGGCAGAAATGCTGCGTATGCTTATGGCTAGATTTATTATAAAGAGCACGCGTATACTTAAGGCCAAAGATCATATAGAAGAGAAGACATTCGGTACTACAGATTCTAAAATAGACTTATTAAGAAGCTTTAATGTGTTGGTAGAATCCCATTTTAGACAAGAACACAGCGTAAGTTTTTATGCAGATAAACTTTTTAAATCACCAAAAACCTTATCGAATACATTTGCCAAATTAAATACCAGTCCGTTAAAAATAATTCACGAACGACTTGTTCTTGAATCAAAGCGATTACTCGTTTATACAGACAAAACAGCCAAAGAAATAGCTTTTGAAATTGGCTTTGAAGACGCTTCACATTTAAGCAGATTGTTTAAAAAACATACGTCGTTATCTCCTTCAGATTTTAAAAAACAGCTTAAGTCTGCTTCTTAG
- a CDS encoding DUF262 domain-containing protein gives MGQFKDISIQTVIEELNQSYFLPDIQREFVWLKKAKEKKIEQLFDSIVRGYPIGSFLFWKLKKDDIETNKDAKEDSDKLNFQLYKFIENYDERKTHNEKVNIEQINSNDLSIVLDGQQRLTSLYIGLKGTRTLRRPYGWVDNPNAYEEKQLFLNLKYIPNEENPDDNYKFEFIKKDSVPKTDKSNYWFRVGDILNFKIEEILEYQTENELDNSATKVLLKLKSAFCQDMLISYFEETEKNLDKVLKIFIRVNSGGTQLSYSDLLMSILTANFSTDIRDLMNKFIDSVKDKGFKVMGRDQVLKTCLLLTESNHIFQLKNFSKSNINKIEENWVKITDTIFKAIKLLKEFGYANGLSSGYILSIVAYYLFKKDNITNEDKIQLLSFVRNAQITSYFTTSLDGKLEVVAKILRSSENFEEINNKLASSKVQPLKISSEDIEGFIHYQYGNPAILPILQILYPNLDYKNSTFHIDHIYPKSKFKVKNVELDQDYVSEANFLYNLQLLQGEENIAKKAKDPELWLNEYYSSNKEQVKSYKERNYIKPEFNLEWNKISEFDKYRTEKIKAKLKEILLNEKEMPVPNNV, from the coding sequence ATGGGGCAATTTAAAGATATTTCAATCCAAACTGTAATAGAAGAATTAAATCAAAGCTATTTTTTACCAGATATACAAAGAGAATTTGTTTGGCTAAAAAAAGCAAAAGAAAAGAAAATTGAACAACTTTTTGATTCAATTGTTCGTGGATATCCAATTGGTTCATTTCTTTTTTGGAAACTTAAAAAAGACGATATTGAAACTAACAAGGATGCAAAGGAGGATTCTGACAAATTAAATTTTCAATTATATAAGTTTATAGAAAATTATGATGAAAGAAAAACACATAATGAAAAAGTAAACATTGAACAAATCAATTCAAACGATTTATCAATTGTTCTTGATGGTCAACAACGTTTAACATCTCTTTATATTGGTTTAAAAGGCACTAGAACATTAAGAAGACCTTATGGTTGGGTCGACAATCCAAATGCTTATGAAGAAAAACAACTTTTTCTCAATTTAAAATATATTCCGAATGAAGAAAACCCAGATGATAATTACAAGTTTGAATTTATAAAAAAAGATAGTGTTCCAAAGACTGACAAATCAAATTACTGGTTCCGTGTTGGAGATATTTTAAACTTTAAAATAGAAGAAATTCTTGAATATCAAACAGAAAACGAATTAGATAATTCAGCTACAAAAGTATTATTGAAATTAAAAAGTGCTTTTTGTCAAGATATGCTGATTTCATATTTTGAAGAAACAGAAAAAAACCTTGACAAAGTTTTAAAAATATTTATCAGAGTAAATAGTGGAGGAACTCAATTATCATATTCTGACCTTTTAATGTCTATTCTCACAGCAAACTTTTCGACTGACATTAGAGATTTAATGAATAAATTTATTGATTCTGTAAAAGATAAAGGATTTAAAGTTATGGGTCGTGACCAAGTTTTAAAAACCTGTCTATTATTAACTGAAAGTAATCATATTTTTCAGCTCAAAAATTTTAGTAAGAGTAATATAAACAAGATAGAAGAAAATTGGGTTAAAATAACAGATACAATTTTTAAAGCAATTAAACTTTTAAAAGAGTTTGGTTATGCAAATGGACTTTCTTCAGGTTATATTTTATCAATTGTAGCATACTATTTATTCAAAAAAGATAATATTACTAACGAAGATAAAATACAATTATTAAGCTTTGTTAGAAATGCGCAAATAACGAGTTACTTTACAACATCTTTAGATGGTAAATTAGAAGTTGTAGCAAAGATTTTAAGAAGTTCAGAAAATTTTGAGGAAATTAATAACAAATTAGCATCAAGTAAAGTTCAGCCTTTAAAAATATCAAGCGAAGATATTGAAGGATTCATTCATTATCAATATGGAAATCCTGCAATACTTCCAATTTTACAAATATTATATCCAAATTTAGATTATAAAAATTCTACATTCCATATTGACCACATTTATCCAAAGTCAAAATTTAAAGTAAAAAACGTAGAGTTAGACCAAGATTATGTTAGCGAAGCAAATTTTTTATATAATCTACAATTACTTCAAGGAGAAGAAAATATCGCAAAAAAGGCTAAAGACCCTGAATTATGGCTAAACGAATATTATTCTTCAAATAAAGAACAAGTAAAATCCTATAAAGAAAGGAACTATATTAAACCTGAGTTTAATTTAGAGTGGAATAAAATAAGTGAGTTTGACAAATATCGAACCGAAAAAATTAAGGCTAAATTGAAAGAAATATTGCTTAACGAGAAAGAAATGCCAGTGCCTAACAATGTATAA
- a CDS encoding TetR/AcrR family transcriptional regulator, protein MLKTVKHDAKANFLLEKGIEILWSKGYNGTSVNDIVKAADVPKGSFYFYFESKEDFTIKAIEKYFNAHFAPSKDILEDKSIAPKQRLLDFYEFRARMLKDEMGCKLGCMACNLASEMAEHNEKIRTAILVKEQVVLSLITGVIQEAQELGEIKKTMKAEVIAAFIEDAGKGSMISMKEMKSAVPIDNFMTMVKEILL, encoded by the coding sequence ATGCTTAAAACTGTTAAACATGATGCCAAAGCGAATTTCCTTTTAGAGAAGGGAATAGAGATCCTGTGGAGTAAAGGATACAATGGCACGAGTGTTAATGATATAGTAAAGGCGGCCGATGTACCTAAAGGTTCTTTTTATTTTTATTTCGAGTCTAAAGAAGATTTTACAATAAAGGCTATAGAAAAGTATTTTAATGCGCATTTTGCGCCTTCAAAAGACATATTAGAAGATAAATCTATAGCGCCAAAACAACGACTTTTAGATTTTTATGAATTTAGAGCGCGTATGTTAAAAGATGAGATGGGCTGTAAACTAGGTTGTATGGCTTGTAACCTTGCAAGTGAAATGGCAGAGCATAATGAGAAGATAAGAACTGCTATTTTGGTAAAAGAACAAGTTGTTTTATCATTAATTACTGGGGTTATTCAAGAAGCTCAAGAATTAGGAGAAATAAAGAAAACTATGAAAGCAGAAGTTATTGCTGCTTTTATTGAGGATGCAGGAAAAGGGTCTATGATTAGTATGAAAGAAATGAAAAGTGCGGTACCTATTGATAATTTTATGACGATGGTTAAAGAGATCCTTTTGTAA
- a CDS encoding nuclear transport factor 2 family protein, with the protein MSAIIENALIDLKGLLGQGQFLEAMDKYLADDVVLQEANGVPKIGKDVCIAAEKELLATVEEFIRYDINNVAISGNTSYYEAIMEFKTNDGQHHKFEQVNRTQWENGKIVNERYYHA; encoded by the coding sequence ATGAGTGCAATTATAGAAAATGCTTTGATAGATCTTAAAGGTCTTTTAGGACAAGGACAGTTTTTAGAAGCCATGGATAAATATCTGGCTGACGATGTGGTTTTGCAAGAAGCTAACGGAGTTCCAAAAATAGGAAAAGATGTTTGTATTGCTGCTGAAAAAGAATTGTTAGCTACTGTTGAAGAGTTTATTAGATATGATATTAATAATGTAGCCATATCTGGTAATACATCATACTACGAAGCGATAATGGAATTTAAAACCAATGATGGTCAACATCATAAATTTGAACAAGTAAATAGAACACAGTGGGAAAACGGTAAAATAGTTAATGAACGCTATTACCACGCATAA
- a CDS encoding helix-turn-helix domain-containing protein: protein MKDDQLLFFKTSIILVLKELRRQKNVSQADVNTDILEKTGFSHNMGRNEVDGNFTMETLHIYCKYFNISVVDFFKKVDKIGSKEIQKFLKQKEARKNSK, encoded by the coding sequence ATGAAAGATGATCAGTTACTTTTTTTCAAAACGTCTATAATTTTAGTATTAAAAGAGCTTCGTAGACAAAAAAATGTTTCGCAAGCCGACGTTAACACTGACATACTTGAAAAAACGGGTTTTTCTCATAATATGGGCAGAAATGAAGTTGATGGTAACTTTACAATGGAAACTCTGCATATCTACTGTAAATACTTTAATATTTCAGTTGTAGATTTCTTCAAAAAAGTTGATAAAATAGGCTCAAAAGAAATTCAAAAATTTCTTAAACAGAAAGAAGCGAGAAAAAATAGTAAATAA
- a CDS encoding AAA family ATPase, translating into MNISELQITKFRHLNDIKIKLGDRLTAIAGQNGTGKSTVLGLLGHVCKEKSKARTFDGKLFETEYSEIFKFSFPDFDKPKEHLYEVSFTNGISTQVSSYARKEKSKKETLRLRVGQSTKEGGKIDFPVIFLGLKRLIPLAQERKVDSQVHSLTQGELDFYTKAHNEILLLYDNISSEEVKSTSKHFLAAKSDKYDAIGNSAGQDNIGQIITSILSFQRLKNQLGDNYNGGILLIDELDASMFPAAQQKLIEFLFKHSSKLDLQIVFTTHSIEILEILLTTKYKHQSQVCYFHKAEGPVKKAESSNLAEIIADLKAEVLIEKTKDTKIDIYIEDKEADQFLRALLTPDLKKKINLIKETFGAEQLLQLANKRIPAFKKSVIVLDGDKQPKVSKPNPPNVIVLPGNDSPEKIMFRFLQSLDESHPIFKGLGGYTKTVCFRDLKEISDREKMKDWWKKQVPYWGVNGRTLINYWKLENKAEVEKFNKLIKKKIETAYNKMYK; encoded by the coding sequence GTGAATATATCAGAACTCCAAATAACAAAGTTTCGACACCTAAATGATATTAAGATTAAATTAGGTGATAGACTAACCGCAATAGCTGGACAAAATGGAACTGGAAAATCTACGGTTCTGGGTCTCCTCGGACACGTTTGTAAAGAGAAATCAAAAGCAAGAACATTTGATGGAAAACTTTTTGAAACTGAATATTCTGAAATTTTCAAATTCTCATTCCCCGATTTTGACAAACCAAAAGAGCATTTATATGAAGTCAGTTTTACAAATGGTATTTCAACACAAGTCTCTTCATATGCTCGAAAAGAGAAAAGCAAAAAAGAAACTTTAAGACTTCGTGTAGGACAAAGCACAAAAGAAGGTGGTAAAATTGATTTTCCAGTAATCTTTTTAGGATTAAAAAGGTTAATTCCTTTAGCCCAAGAGAGAAAAGTTGATTCTCAAGTTCATAGTTTAACACAGGGAGAATTGGACTTTTACACGAAAGCTCATAATGAAATACTCCTGCTTTATGATAACATTAGTTCTGAAGAAGTAAAATCAACTTCAAAACACTTCTTAGCCGCGAAATCGGATAAATATGATGCAATAGGAAACTCAGCAGGTCAAGATAATATAGGACAAATAATAACATCTATTCTATCTTTTCAAAGACTCAAAAACCAACTAGGTGATAATTATAATGGCGGGATTCTTTTAATAGATGAATTGGATGCCAGTATGTTTCCTGCGGCACAACAAAAATTGATAGAATTCCTTTTTAAACATTCTTCAAAACTAGATTTACAAATTGTTTTCACAACTCACTCAATTGAAATTCTTGAAATTCTCTTGACCACTAAATACAAACATCAATCTCAAGTATGTTATTTTCATAAAGCTGAAGGCCCTGTTAAAAAGGCTGAAAGCTCAAATTTAGCAGAGATAATAGCGGATTTAAAAGCGGAAGTATTAATAGAAAAAACTAAAGACACCAAAATAGATATTTACATTGAGGATAAAGAAGCTGACCAATTCCTAAGAGCTCTATTAACTCCCGATTTAAAGAAAAAAATTAATTTAATAAAAGAAACTTTTGGTGCCGAACAGCTTTTGCAGTTAGCAAATAAAAGGATTCCAGCATTTAAGAAAAGTGTAATAGTTCTTGATGGAGATAAACAACCAAAAGTGTCTAAACCAAATCCTCCAAACGTAATAGTTCTGCCAGGTAATGACAGCCCAGAGAAAATAATGTTTAGGTTCCTTCAAAGTCTTGACGAATCTCATCCTATTTTTAAGGGACTAGGTGGATATACCAAAACTGTATGCTTCCGTGATTTAAAAGAAATATCTGATAGAGAAAAAATGAAAGATTGGTGGAAAAAGCAAGTTCCATATTGGGGTGTCAATGGTAGGACTTTAATTAACTATTGGAAATTAGAAAATAAGGCCGAAGTTGAAAAATTTAATAAACTGATAAAAAAGAAAATAGAAACGGCCTACAACAAAATGTATAAGTAA
- a CDS encoding outer membrane lipoprotein-sorting protein — translation MKKIMLSAIAFAILGIVNAQTPEERGLEIAKAAEQADLGFNSSSVNLKMILKNKNGQTSERSLTTKTLELTEDGDKSLILFNSPKDVKGTSTLTFTHKIGADDQWLFLPSIKRVKRISSNNKSGPFVGSEFAYEDLSSQEVEKYAYKFVEEKGSLVVVEQDPVDPKSGYTRRLVTYNKDKGYRFEKVEFYDRKNALLKTLVYSDYKLYKNKFWRAGTFTMKNHQSNKETILKFSDYNFGINLSDEDFTQVALKRIGG, via the coding sequence ATGAAAAAAATAATGTTATCAGCAATAGCATTTGCAATCTTAGGTATTGTAAATGCTCAAACACCAGAAGAACGCGGTTTAGAGATTGCTAAAGCAGCAGAACAAGCCGATTTAGGATTTAATAGTTCTTCAGTTAACTTAAAGATGATCTTAAAAAACAAAAATGGTCAAACCAGTGAGCGTTCGCTTACCACAAAAACATTAGAGCTTACAGAAGATGGTGATAAATCCCTTATTCTTTTTAATAGCCCTAAAGATGTTAAAGGAACATCCACATTAACATTTACACATAAAATTGGAGCAGACGACCAATGGTTGTTCTTACCATCCATTAAGCGTGTAAAAAGAATTTCATCTAATAATAAATCGGGACCTTTTGTGGGAAGTGAATTTGCTTATGAAGATCTATCATCGCAAGAAGTTGAAAAATATGCGTACAAGTTTGTTGAAGAAAAAGGAAGTCTTGTCGTTGTCGAGCAAGATCCGGTAGATCCAAAGTCCGGATACACAAGACGTTTAGTAACGTATAATAAAGATAAAGGATATCGTTTTGAAAAAGTAGAGTTTTATGATAGAAAGAATGCACTTTTAAAAACATTGGTTTATAGTGATTATAAACTATATAAAAACAAATTTTGGAGAGCAGGCACGTTTACTATGAAAAATCACCAAAGTAATAAAGAAACTATATTAAAGTTTAGCGACTATAATTTTGGTATAAATCTTTCTGATGAAGATTTCACTCAGGTCGCACTAAAAAGAATCGGAGGTTAG
- a CDS encoding cupredoxin domain-containing protein, translating into MKKVISILVIALAFTLNTHAQDAMNNVKTVSLEQTKGEFTQKALTLSEGSYVFEVANNHAAKEVGLVLVPKGKDASKPENHIKTAYVTAVVKEGKVEKTNVTKLTKGEYVYFCPLNPTPQYTLTVK; encoded by the coding sequence ATGAAAAAAGTAATTTCAATTTTAGTAATCGCATTAGCATTCACATTAAACACTCATGCACAAGATGCCATGAACAATGTAAAAACAGTATCCTTAGAGCAAACTAAAGGAGAGTTTACCCAAAAAGCATTAACATTAAGTGAAGGATCTTATGTTTTCGAAGTGGCAAACAACCACGCGGCTAAGGAAGTAGGTTTAGTGCTAGTGCCTAAAGGTAAAGATGCCAGTAAACCAGAAAACCATATTAAAACAGCATATGTAACGGCAGTTGTTAAAGAAGGTAAGGTTGAAAAAACGAATGTTACTAAGTTAACAAAAGGAGAATACGTTTATTTCTGTCCGTTAAATCCAACACCGCAATACACGCTTACAGTTAAGTAA
- a CDS encoding sigma factor, which yields MNEFTLKDYKKLFENLYPQLSAFAYKYLNDWEFSKGVVEEVFVKVWEDKITFQNKDHATGFFYKTVKNECLHFLKVTEHYESPHK from the coding sequence ATGAATGAATTTACACTAAAGGATTATAAAAAACTTTTTGAGAATTTATATCCACAACTAAGTGCGTTTGCATACAAGTACCTCAACGATTGGGAATTCTCAAAAGGTGTTGTTGAGGAAGTATTTGTTAAAGTATGGGAAGATAAAATCACTTTTCAAAACAAAGACCATGCAACAGGATTTTTTTATAAGACGGTAAAAAATGAATGCCTTCATTTTTTAAAAGTCACAGAGCATTATGAATCCCCGCACAAATAA
- a CDS encoding efflux RND transporter permease subunit, translated as MNAIKKARNAANAFAKSWANFVIKFKWPVLIASFVLALGLGSQGNMEFDGDYHVFFSKSNPELEAFDALQEKYTKDDNVILVLSPSNGNIFTKENLTAIEDLTAESWNTPYSSRVDAITNFQHTSAQGDDLYVDDLSYESALKNDSEIAVIKEKALKEPLLVNRILNEKGSVTAINITVRLPGVDSSKEIPEVTLFVRSMIEDFKEKHPNFEVHTSGLVPLNTAFFESSMADMALTMLMLIIVIITTLILTRSIYSTIVTLFVVVFSIVSAVGFVGLMGIKLTPPSAVFPTMILTLAVADSIHILITMLQKMRHDGLSKTDALVESMRLNFMPVFITSLTTVIGFLTMNFGDVPPFWDLGNITAFGMTMAFLFSTTLLPAFMAILPLKVKVRKEQQKVRKNWYSSFGNFVVKQPVKLTVISLLIIGGMTYLANRNTFNDEFINYFDESVTFRTDTDYISDNLTGIYNIEFSVGSGDSGGINNPDYLKNLNAFEDWLNEQPEVIHVNAFSEVARRVNRSMHGDDESFYKVPDNREEAAQYLLLYELSLPFGLDLNNQINVDKSESRVTVTLKNLDSPEMIAFSEKAEQWLRDHTPKEMHAIAVSPMLMFSKLGFRQADSMFKGNIIALILISIVLMLALRNFKLGLLSIIPNVAPVLVGFGIWALYKAQINTGMVIVFGMTLGIIVDDTVHFMSKFLRAQRELGYDAKQAVVYAFETVGRALVTTTIVLIAGFAVLSTSSFALNSYMARISVIIILSALIIDFILLPSLLILTSKKEVQTVADRTPLNKIILDK; from the coding sequence ATGAATGCAATTAAAAAGGCTAGAAATGCCGCTAATGCTTTTGCGAAAAGTTGGGCCAACTTCGTAATAAAATTTAAATGGCCAGTATTAATAGCTTCTTTTGTATTAGCTCTGGGATTAGGTTCTCAGGGAAATATGGAGTTTGATGGAGACTACCATGTCTTCTTCAGTAAATCGAATCCAGAATTGGAAGCCTTTGATGCGTTACAGGAAAAGTATACCAAAGATGATAACGTTATTTTGGTGCTTTCACCATCTAACGGAAACATTTTTACAAAGGAAAATTTAACTGCTATTGAAGATTTAACAGCCGAGTCCTGGAATACACCATACTCCTCCAGAGTTGATGCTATTACTAATTTTCAACACACAAGTGCGCAGGGAGATGATTTATATGTGGATGATTTATCGTATGAATCGGCATTAAAAAATGACTCTGAAATTGCAGTAATTAAAGAAAAAGCACTTAAAGAACCTTTATTGGTTAATAGAATTCTTAATGAAAAAGGGAGTGTAACTGCCATTAATATTACGGTAAGGTTACCTGGTGTAGATAGCTCAAAAGAAATTCCGGAAGTCACTCTTTTTGTTAGAAGTATGATTGAAGATTTTAAAGAAAAACATCCTAACTTTGAAGTTCATACCTCTGGGTTAGTACCATTAAATACGGCGTTTTTTGAATCTTCCATGGCCGATATGGCCTTAACGATGTTGATGCTAATTATTGTTATTATAACAACGCTTATATTAACCAGAAGCATTTATAGCACCATAGTAACATTATTTGTGGTAGTATTTTCTATAGTAAGTGCTGTTGGATTTGTTGGTTTAATGGGCATTAAGTTAACCCCACCCTCAGCAGTTTTTCCAACAATGATTTTAACACTCGCGGTGGCAGATAGTATTCATATCTTAATTACAATGCTCCAAAAAATGCGTCATGACGGATTAAGTAAAACGGATGCTTTAGTAGAGTCCATGCGTTTAAATTTCATGCCGGTATTCATAACAAGTTTAACAACCGTTATTGGTTTTTTAACCATGAATTTTGGTGATGTGCCTCCGTTTTGGGATTTAGGAAATATTACTGCTTTTGGTATGACCATGGCTTTCTTATTCTCAACAACATTGCTGCCCGCTTTCATGGCCATTTTACCTTTAAAAGTAAAAGTTAGAAAAGAACAGCAAAAAGTTCGCAAAAATTGGTATTCAAGTTTTGGCAATTTCGTTGTTAAGCAACCGGTCAAGCTAACGGTTATTTCGCTTTTAATTATTGGCGGAATGACTTATTTGGCAAATAGAAACACTTTTAATGATGAGTTTATTAATTATTTTGATGAAAGTGTTACGTTTAGAACAGACACAGATTATATAAGTGATAATTTAACCGGCATCTATAATATAGAGTTTTCTGTTGGAAGCGGAGATAGCGGAGGTATTAACAATCCTGACTATTTAAAAAACTTAAATGCTTTCGAAGATTGGTTAAATGAACAACCTGAAGTTATTCACGTGAATGCATTTAGCGAAGTAGCTAGACGTGTTAACCGTTCTATGCATGGCGATGATGAAAGTTTCTATAAAGTGCCTGACAATCGCGAAGAGGCTGCACAATACTTATTACTTTACGAGTTGTCATTGCCTTTTGGTTTAGATCTTAACAATCAAATTAATGTTGATAAATCGGAATCTCGTGTTACTGTCACCTTAAAAAACCTCGATAGCCCGGAAATGATTGCTTTTTCTGAAAAAGCAGAGCAGTGGCTTAGAGACCATACACCTAAGGAAATGCATGCTATAGCAGTAAGCCCTATGCTTATGTTCTCTAAACTTGGGTTTAGACAGGCAGACAGCATGTTTAAAGGAAACATTATTGCCCTTATTTTAATTTCTATAGTACTCATGTTAGCTTTAAGAAACTTTAAACTTGGACTGTTAAGTATTATTCCAAATGTGGCGCCGGTACTTGTTGGTTTTGGAATATGGGCACTTTACAAAGCACAAATAAATACAGGAATGGTGATCGTTTTTGGAATGACCTTAGGAATTATTGTTGACGATACGGTTCACTTTATGAGTAAGTTTTTAAGAGCACAGCGCGAATTAGGTTATGATGCAAAACAAGCCGTAGTCTACGCTTTTGAAACTGTTGGAAGAGCATTAGTAACAACAACCATTGTGTTGATAGCTGGCTTTGCAGTGCTTTCAACTTCATCCTTTGCTTTAAATAGTTATATGGCTAGAATTTCGGTAATCATTATACTATCGGCATTAATAATAGATTTTATACTGCTGCCATCCTTACTGATTTTAACAAGTAAAAAAGAGGTGCAAACGGTTGCAGATAGAACGCCATTAAACAAAATAATACTAGATAAATAA
- a CDS encoding carboxymuconolactone decarboxylase family protein has protein sequence MSTFNVPTREDVSENNQAIFDNLNKALGFVPNLYATYAHSDTALENYLNFSNAKTSLTAKEKEVVNLAVSEVNACVYCLSAHTAIGKMNGFTDEQIFELRAGHASFDSKLNALAQLAKNITENRGKTDEIVLRNFFNEGYTKGNLIDAISLVGDKTISNYIHQTTQVPVDFPVAHPLESVTA, from the coding sequence ATGAGCACATTTAATGTACCAACAAGAGAAGACGTAAGCGAAAACAATCAAGCTATTTTCGACAATTTAAACAAAGCTTTAGGTTTTGTACCAAACTTATATGCAACCTATGCACACAGTGATACAGCGTTAGAAAACTATTTAAACTTTTCGAATGCAAAAACATCATTAACAGCAAAAGAAAAAGAGGTTGTTAATTTAGCTGTAAGCGAAGTTAATGCTTGTGTTTACTGTTTATCTGCACATACTGCTATTGGAAAAATGAATGGTTTTACAGATGAACAAATCTTTGAATTAAGAGCAGGTCATGCTTCATTCGATTCTAAATTAAACGCTTTAGCACAATTAGCTAAAAACATAACAGAAAACAGAGGAAAAACAGATGAAATTGTTTTGCGAAACTTCTTCAACGAAGGATATACTAAAGGTAATTTAATTGATGCTATTTCTTTAGTAGGAGACAAAACAATTTCTAATTACATACACCAAACAACACAGGTGCCTGTAGATTTTCCAGTGGCACATCCATTAGAATCTGTAACAGCATAA